In one window of Ruminococcus hominis DNA:
- the atpF gene encoding F0F1 ATP synthase subunit B, which yields MIQFNASLIYTIINLVIFYLLLKKFLFKPVMGIMEKREKMIADGLQNATDTQNEAKQLKADYEKALSGAKEQSSQIVDKAHAEAKKEYNRILSEANEKAGIMLENAKKTIEVERQQTMNTLQSEIAGLAMQAAKKIVDEKTENQGNKGIYDQFLEGVGEAHGNTDID from the coding sequence GTGATACAGTTTAATGCAAGCCTTATCTATACCATTATAAACCTTGTGATTTTTTATCTTTTACTGAAAAAGTTCTTATTTAAACCGGTTATGGGCATTATGGAAAAACGTGAAAAAATGATTGCTGATGGACTTCAGAATGCAACAGATACACAGAATGAAGCAAAGCAGTTAAAGGCAGATTATGAGAAAGCCCTGAGCGGAGCAAAAGAACAATCCAGCCAGATTGTTGATAAAGCACATGCAGAAGCTAAGAAAGAATACAATCGTATTTTATCAGAGGCAAATGAAAAAGCAGGAATTATGCTGGAAAATGCGAAGAAGACAATCGAGGTTGAACGTCAGCAGACAATGAATACATTGCAGTCAGAAATTGCGGGACTTGCAATGCAGGCAGCTAAGAAGATTGTTGATGAAAAGACAGAGAATCAAGGAAACAAAGGAATTTATGATCAGTTTCTGGAAGGAGTAGGTGAAGCTCATGGAAACACAGACATCGATTAA
- the atpH gene encoding ATP synthase F1 subunit delta: METQTSIKRMYRSSMSGHYARVLYELNVPKTDIEKTKETFAEVPQLREVFINPTISAKIKMSVIDQVFPESMKNFLKVVCKNQRVNLINEIFDAYDEYCDEQAHILTAVLTCVEPPSEEQLDKMKVFLCDKYQKADVKIQIVEDTSLLGGFILHVENDEYDWSLKGRLTRLEQKLTWR, from the coding sequence ATGGAAACACAGACATCGATTAAACGGATGTACCGCTCATCAATGTCAGGACATTATGCGCGAGTGTTGTATGAGCTTAACGTTCCAAAAACAGATATAGAGAAAACAAAAGAAACATTTGCAGAAGTACCACAGTTGAGAGAAGTATTTATCAATCCAACGATTTCTGCAAAAATAAAAATGAGCGTCATCGATCAGGTGTTTCCGGAGAGTATGAAGAATTTCCTGAAAGTCGTATGTAAAAATCAGCGTGTCAATCTGATTAATGAGATATTTGACGCGTATGATGAATATTGCGATGAACAGGCTCATATTCTGACGGCAGTATTGACCTGTGTAGAGCCTCCAAGTGAGGAACAGCTCGATAAGATGAAGGTATTCCTTTGTGACAAATATCAGAAAGCAGATGTGAAGATTCAAATTGTAGAAGATACGTCTCTTCTTGGTGGATTTATTCTTCATGTTGAAAATGATGAGTATGACTGGAGTCTGAAAGGAAGACTGACACGATTAGAACAAAAATTGACCTGGAGGTGA
- a CDS encoding DUF6472 family protein: MQKKKSNVNCESCMNYEYDEEYEYYVCTQNLDEDEMYRFVQGSFHDCPYYQFGDEYRIVRKQM; the protein is encoded by the coding sequence TTGCAGAAAAAGAAGAGCAATGTGAATTGTGAGAGTTGTATGAATTATGAGTATGACGAAGAATATGAATACTATGTTTGTACACAAAATTTGGATGAGGACGAAATGTATCGATTTGTTCAGGGAAGCTTTCATGACTGTCCATATTATCAGTTTGGAGACGAATACCGCATTGTGAGAAAGCAGATGTAA
- a CDS encoding amidohydrolase, whose amino-acid sequence MDTRKQITTWVDTNREDLIETANEIFKHPEISLEEKVSSKILADYLEKQGFTVTWGIAGFETAFVAEWGYGKPVLGFLAEYDALPGLGQETCSTRKAIEGPGHGCGHNLLGTACAGAAGALKSWMETEEKEGTIRVYGCPAEEIVIGKIRMNEAGVFDDLSAAITWHPFDRNRVSYDIWQAQDIKNYKFYGKAAHASKHPEMGRSALDAAELMNVGVNYLREHVADDVRMHYTYTNTDGPANIVPPYASTNYFIRSAKWERTKDASERVDNCAKGAALMTGTRVEIERVTKNKEMKVNRVLAETFYHAMEQIQTPEYTDEEILFAKEISEEAGLENDGVYFTGLEPLEENPVILSIGTDVSDVSHTVPTVMLSAAAMCKGTPLHHWAATAQVGMSIGEKAMLYVAECMALGATDLVKQPELLKKAWELHDKTK is encoded by the coding sequence ATGGATACAAGAAAACAGATTACGACATGGGTGGATACAAATAGAGAAGACCTGATTGAGACAGCAAATGAAATTTTTAAACATCCTGAAATTTCTTTGGAGGAGAAGGTGTCTTCGAAGATTTTGGCAGATTATCTTGAAAAGCAGGGATTTACGGTGACTTGGGGAATTGCCGGATTTGAGACAGCATTTGTCGCTGAATGGGGATATGGTAAGCCGGTTCTCGGATTCCTGGCAGAGTATGATGCCTTGCCGGGACTTGGACAGGAAACCTGCAGTACACGAAAAGCAATCGAAGGACCGGGACACGGATGTGGTCATAATTTACTTGGAACAGCATGTGCCGGGGCAGCCGGAGCACTTAAAAGCTGGATGGAAACGGAAGAAAAAGAAGGAACGATACGTGTATATGGATGCCCTGCAGAGGAGATTGTAATTGGTAAGATTCGTATGAATGAGGCGGGAGTGTTTGATGATTTATCCGCAGCAATCACATGGCATCCGTTTGATCGAAATCGTGTGAGTTACGATATCTGGCAGGCTCAGGATATCAAAAACTATAAATTTTACGGAAAAGCTGCACATGCCTCAAAGCATCCGGAAATGGGAAGGAGTGCACTTGACGCAGCAGAATTGATGAATGTGGGAGTAAATTATTTGCGGGAACATGTGGCAGACGATGTGCGTATGCATTACACTTATACCAATACGGACGGTCCGGCTAATATTGTACCGCCATATGCTTCAACAAATTATTTTATCCGCTCAGCAAAATGGGAGAGAACAAAAGATGCATCTGAGAGGGTTGATAATTGTGCAAAAGGTGCGGCACTTATGACTGGAACAAGAGTCGAAATTGAACGTGTGACGAAGAATAAGGAAATGAAAGTGAATCGTGTCCTGGCAGAGACATTTTATCATGCAATGGAACAAATCCAGACACCGGAGTATACAGATGAAGAAATTTTATTTGCAAAAGAAATCAGCGAAGAGGCGGGGCTGGAAAATGATGGAGTGTATTTCACAGGATTAGAGCCTTTAGAAGAAAACCCGGTTATCTTATCGATTGGAACAGATGTGTCTGACGTAAGCCATACAGTTCCAACAGTAATGTTGAGCGCAGCGGCAATGTGTAAAGGAACGCCATTGCATCACTGGGCAGCTACAGCACAGGTTGGCATGAGTATTGGGGAAAAAGCGATGCTGTATGTGGCGGAGTGTATGGCACTGGGGGCAACAGATCTGGTGAAACAGCCGGAATTATTGAAGAAAGCGTGGGAATTACATGATAAAACAAAATAA
- the atpD gene encoding F0F1 ATP synthase subunit beta, producing the protein MNKGRIVQVMGPVVDVLFEDGNLPSIKDALEVENNGKVCVMEVAQHLGNNEVRCLMLAASEGLHKDMEVTATGAGIRVPVGDQTLGRLFNVLGETIDNGDKIEDDAQKWVIHRDPPTFENQSPVVEILETGIKVIDLLAPYAKGGKIGLFGGAGVGKTVLIQELIHNVATEHGGYSIFTGVGERSREGNDLWTEMKASGVLEKTALVFGQMNEPPGARMRVAETGLTMAEYFRDEEHQNVLLFIDNIFRFTQAGSEVSALLGRMPSAVGYQPTLATEMGELQERIASTKNGSITSVQAVYVPADDLTDPAPATTFAHLDATTVLSRKVVEQGIYPAVDPLESSSRILEADIVGEEHYRIANQVKAILQKYKELQDIIAILGMEELSDEDKATVMRARKIQKFLSQPFSVAETFTGIHGKYVPLNETIRGFKAIIDGDMDQYPENAFFNVGTIDDVIEKAKTMSSEE; encoded by the coding sequence ATGAATAAAGGACGAATTGTACAGGTTATGGGACCTGTCGTTGACGTATTATTTGAAGATGGAAATCTTCCTAGCATCAAAGATGCTTTGGAGGTAGAAAATAATGGTAAAGTCTGCGTTATGGAAGTTGCACAGCATCTTGGAAACAATGAAGTGCGCTGCCTGATGCTGGCTGCAAGTGAAGGACTTCATAAAGATATGGAAGTAACTGCAACAGGAGCAGGTATCCGCGTTCCTGTTGGAGATCAGACACTTGGACGTTTGTTCAATGTGCTTGGTGAAACGATTGATAACGGAGACAAAATCGAAGACGATGCTCAGAAATGGGTTATCCATCGCGATCCTCCGACATTTGAAAATCAGAGTCCGGTAGTAGAGATTCTGGAAACAGGTATTAAAGTTATTGACCTTCTTGCTCCATATGCAAAAGGTGGTAAGATTGGTCTGTTCGGTGGTGCCGGTGTAGGTAAGACCGTATTGATTCAGGAATTGATTCATAACGTTGCAACAGAGCATGGTGGATATTCTATTTTTACCGGTGTAGGAGAGCGTTCCCGTGAAGGTAATGACCTTTGGACAGAGATGAAAGCTTCAGGAGTTCTGGAGAAGACAGCATTGGTATTTGGTCAGATGAACGAGCCACCTGGAGCACGTATGCGTGTGGCAGAGACAGGACTGACAATGGCTGAATATTTCAGAGATGAGGAACATCAGAATGTGCTGTTATTCATCGATAACATTTTCCGTTTTACACAGGCTGGTTCAGAGGTATCCGCATTGCTTGGACGTATGCCTTCAGCCGTAGGTTATCAGCCTACACTTGCAACAGAAATGGGTGAGTTACAGGAACGTATTGCATCTACAAAGAATGGATCCATTACATCTGTACAGGCAGTATATGTACCTGCAGATGATTTGACTGACCCGGCTCCTGCAACAACATTTGCCCATTTGGATGCAACAACTGTACTTTCACGTAAAGTTGTAGAACAGGGAATTTATCCGGCGGTAGATCCACTGGAATCAAGTTCACGTATTTTGGAAGCGGATATTGTAGGTGAGGAGCATTATAGAATTGCCAATCAGGTAAAAGCAATTTTGCAGAAATATAAAGAGTTGCAGGATATCATCGCAATTCTTGGTATGGAAGAGCTTTCTGATGAAGATAAGGCAACAGTTATGCGTGCAAGAAAGATTCAGAAATTCTTGTCACAGCCATTCTCCGTTGCAGAAACATTTACAGGAATTCATGGAAAATATGTGCCTTTAAATGAGACAATCCGTGGATTTAAAGCTATTATTGATGGAGATATGGATCAATATCCGGAAAATGCATTCTTTAATGTCGGAACAATTGACGATGTTATTGAGAAAGCGAAGACAATGAGCTCAGAAGAGTAA
- a CDS encoding Maf family protein has product MIKQNKKRIVLGSASPRRKELLEQIGIEFEIKTSDKEEIYESTIPTEIVQELALMKAGNVAMELEEAEGNVIDTIVIGADTVVVHDNKILGKPSDEAEAFHMLKSLAGDTHQVYTGVAMLVYGEDGEAKEICHAERTEVFVHEMSDEEIRNYIASGEPMDKAGAYGIQGKFAAYIDKIEGDYYNVVGLPVAYVYQQLKALDA; this is encoded by the coding sequence ATGATAAAACAAAATAAAAAGCGAATCGTGCTTGGATCGGCTTCGCCAAGACGAAAAGAGTTATTAGAGCAGATTGGCATAGAATTTGAAATTAAAACAAGTGATAAGGAAGAAATATATGAAAGTACAATTCCGACAGAAATTGTTCAGGAACTGGCATTGATGAAAGCAGGAAATGTGGCAATGGAGCTGGAAGAAGCGGAAGGAAATGTGATAGATACAATTGTAATCGGAGCGGATACGGTTGTTGTTCATGATAATAAAATATTGGGAAAACCGTCAGATGAAGCGGAGGCATTTCACATGTTAAAGAGTCTGGCAGGAGATACACATCAGGTTTATACAGGAGTTGCAATGCTTGTGTATGGAGAAGATGGCGAAGCCAAAGAAATCTGTCATGCAGAAAGGACAGAGGTATTTGTACATGAAATGAGTGATGAGGAGATTCGGAACTACATTGCGAGTGGAGAACCGATGGACAAAGCAGGTGCATATGGAATTCAGGGAAAATTTGCTGCATACATCGACAAGATAGAAGGAGATTATTATAATGTGGTCGGACTTCCGGTGGCGTATGTATACCAGCAGTTGAAGGCACTGGATGCGTAA
- the atpC gene encoding ATP synthase F1 subunit epsilon translates to METFGLKIIASDRVFYEGRCRQIVVPAYDGGTIGILPNHENMVIAVNVGVARMEIEPGDWREVAVGSGFMEIVNNRVTVLVQTAERPEEIDIRHAQEQKERAQEQLRQKQSIQEYYHTQASLARAMNRLKVSHGKHWNV, encoded by the coding sequence ATGGAAACATTTGGTCTGAAAATAATTGCAAGTGACCGTGTGTTTTACGAAGGACGATGCAGGCAAATCGTTGTACCGGCGTATGATGGCGGTACAATAGGAATTTTGCCCAACCATGAGAATATGGTGATTGCAGTAAATGTCGGAGTTGCCCGCATGGAAATTGAGCCGGGGGACTGGCGTGAGGTAGCTGTCGGAAGTGGTTTTATGGAGATTGTTAATAACCGTGTAACCGTGCTTGTGCAGACAGCAGAGCGTCCGGAAGAGATTGATATCCGTCATGCACAGGAACAAAAAGAACGTGCACAGGAGCAGCTGCGTCAGAAACAGAGTATTCAGGAATACTATCATACGCAGGCTTCTCTTGCCAGGGCGATGAACCGTTTGAAAGTATCACATGGAAAGCATTGGAATGTGTAA
- the atpE gene encoding ATP synthase F0 subunit C: protein MGTIIAIGAGIAVLAGLGAGVGIGIATAKAVDAIARQPEAESKISKNLILGCALAEATAIYGFIIGLLIILMLK, encoded by the coding sequence ATGGGAACAATTATTGCAATTGGAGCAGGTATCGCAGTATTAGCAGGTTTAGGAGCAGGAGTTGGTATTGGTATTGCAACAGCAAAAGCTGTTGATGCTATCGCAAGACAGCCGGAAGCAGAAAGCAAAATCAGTAAGAACTTAATCCTTGGATGTGCACTTGCAGAGGCAACTGCTATTTATGGTTTCATTATTGGTCTGTTAATTATCTTAATGCTGAAATAA
- a CDS encoding F0F1 ATP synthase subunit A: protein MTDRLLEELQCETVIKIPFLNGLLDIKESVVVTWIIMAVIVALCIIFVRNLKVENPGKGQLLLESAISTGQNFFEDVMGKENRKYIPYLLTVLIYIGISNIIGLFGFKPPTKDLNVTAAIAIMSMILIEYSGIHKNGVKHWVKHFAEPVPFVAPIMILEIVIRPLSLCMRLFGNVLGAFVIMELLKTVVPVLAPIPFSFYFDIFDGLLQAYVFVFLTALFMNEEQE from the coding sequence TTGACAGACAGGTTGCTGGAAGAACTGCAGTGTGAGACGGTCATAAAGATTCCATTCTTGAATGGGTTGCTGGATATTAAGGAATCGGTAGTCGTCACATGGATTATCATGGCAGTGATAGTCGCCTTGTGTATCATCTTTGTGAGAAATCTAAAAGTTGAGAATCCGGGGAAAGGGCAGTTGTTATTAGAATCCGCTATTAGCACGGGTCAGAACTTCTTCGAAGATGTCATGGGTAAGGAAAACAGAAAATATATTCCATACTTATTGACTGTTCTGATTTATATTGGAATTTCAAACATTATAGGTCTTTTTGGGTTTAAGCCGCCGACAAAAGATTTGAATGTTACAGCAGCCATAGCAATTATGAGTATGATTCTTATTGAGTATTCAGGAATTCATAAAAATGGAGTGAAGCATTGGGTGAAGCATTTTGCTGAACCAGTACCATTTGTAGCACCGATTATGATTTTGGAAATTGTAATCAGACCGCTGTCGCTTTGTATGCGATTATTTGGTAATGTGTTGGGAGCATTTGTTATTATGGAACTTTTGAAGACAGTAGTTCCGGTTTTGGCTCCTATCCCATTTAGTTTTTATTTTGATATATTCGATGGATTATTACAGGCTTATGTATTTGTGTTCCTGACAGCATTGTTTATGAATGAAGAACAGGAATAA
- the atpG gene encoding ATP synthase F1 subunit gamma yields the protein MANIREIQTRINSVKDTMKITNAMYMISSTKMRQAKKKLADTEPYFYGLQGEISRILRHVPEMEKQRFFDLREEIPPEKRKIASIVVTADKGLAGAYNHNVVKAEEEILAGPGEHKLFVVGELGRHYFAKSGVKIDTNFQYTVQKPTMHRARDIAATLLEQFENGELDEVYIVYTRMENSIQSEVEKVRLLPLERSSFNEMKMPLNVYREAIALYPSAQAVMDIIVPNYIVGMIYGCLVEAYASEHNARMTAMQTATDSAQDIIRELSIEYNRARQAAITQEITEVCSGANAQKRKRK from the coding sequence ATGGCAAATATCAGAGAAATACAGACTCGTATTAATAGTGTAAAAGACACGATGAAGATTACAAATGCCATGTATATGATTTCTTCGACAAAGATGCGTCAGGCAAAGAAAAAACTGGCTGACACAGAGCCGTATTTCTATGGCTTGCAGGGAGAAATTTCACGAATTCTCCGACATGTACCGGAGATGGAGAAGCAACGGTTTTTTGATCTTCGAGAAGAGATTCCGCCAGAGAAGCGTAAGATCGCATCAATCGTAGTAACTGCGGATAAAGGTCTGGCAGGAGCCTACAATCACAATGTGGTGAAGGCAGAAGAAGAGATACTTGCAGGTCCGGGAGAGCACAAATTATTTGTTGTAGGTGAGTTGGGAAGACATTATTTTGCTAAAAGTGGAGTAAAGATTGACACAAATTTCCAGTACACTGTACAGAAACCAACGATGCACCGGGCAAGAGATATTGCCGCAACTCTTCTTGAACAGTTTGAAAATGGAGAGCTGGACGAAGTATATATTGTATATACACGAATGGAAAATTCAATTCAGTCTGAAGTGGAGAAGGTTCGTCTGCTTCCGCTGGAGAGAAGCTCATTCAACGAGATGAAGATGCCGCTTAACGTGTATCGTGAAGCGATTGCATTGTATCCATCTGCACAGGCAGTGATGGACATTATTGTACCAAACTATATTGTAGGTATGATTTATGGTTGTCTGGTTGAGGCATATGCAAGTGAGCATAATGCTCGAATGACTGCGATGCAGACAGCAACAGACAGTGCACAGGATATTATCAGAGAACTTTCTATTGAATATAACAGAGCCAGACAGGCTGCAATCACTCAGGAAATTACTGAGGTCTGCAGTGGCGCAAATGCGCAGAAGCGGAAAAGGAAGTGA
- the atpA gene encoding F0F1 ATP synthase subunit alpha, with product MNKVSSINSEEIISILKNEIENFDQISKDSEVGTVITVGDGIATIYGIDHAMYGEILTFENGLKGMVQDIQKDAIGCILFGHDTEIKEGTKVARTGKKAGVPVGDKFIGRVVNALGEPIDGAGEIEADGYRPIENEAPGIIDRKSVSVPMETGILSIDSMFPIGRGQRELIIGDRQTGKTSIATDTILNQKGKDVICIYVAIGQKASTVAKVVNTFKEAGAMDYTIVVASTASDCAPLQYISPYAGTAMAEYYMHKGKDVLIIYDDLSKHAVAYRALSLLLGRSPGREAYPGDVFYLHSRLLERSSRLSDALGGGSITALPIIETQAGDVSAYIPTNVISITDGQIFLESDLFASGMRPAVNVGLSVSRVGGDAQTKAMKKAAGSLRIDLAQYREMEVFTQFSSDLDAATKEQLEYGSGLMELLKQPLGAPMGLAEKVITLCTARNKVMLGVEKAKIKEFQHDMLQYFATEHPEIGKEIEETKVLSDELAEKIVETAKEFKKSRC from the coding sequence GTGAACAAGGTGAGTTCAATCAATTCAGAAGAAATCATTTCTATTCTGAAAAATGAAATAGAGAATTTTGATCAGATCAGTAAGGACAGCGAAGTCGGTACTGTAATTACAGTCGGTGACGGAATCGCAACCATTTACGGGATTGATCACGCCATGTACGGGGAAATTCTTACCTTTGAAAATGGTCTGAAGGGAATGGTTCAGGATATCCAGAAAGATGCTATCGGATGTATCTTGTTTGGCCATGACACAGAGATCAAAGAAGGAACAAAAGTTGCTCGAACAGGGAAAAAGGCCGGTGTTCCGGTCGGAGATAAATTTATCGGACGAGTTGTCAATGCACTCGGCGAGCCAATTGACGGAGCAGGTGAGATTGAAGCAGACGGTTATCGCCCAATCGAAAATGAAGCACCTGGTATTATTGACCGTAAATCGGTAAGTGTACCAATGGAGACAGGTATTCTGTCAATCGATTCTATGTTCCCGATTGGACGTGGACAGCGTGAGTTGATCATTGGAGACCGTCAGACTGGTAAAACTTCAATTGCTACCGATACAATTTTGAACCAGAAGGGAAAAGATGTAATCTGTATCTATGTTGCAATTGGTCAGAAAGCATCTACAGTTGCTAAGGTAGTAAATACATTTAAAGAAGCAGGTGCGATGGATTACACAATCGTTGTTGCTTCAACAGCGAGTGATTGTGCACCACTTCAATATATTTCTCCATATGCAGGAACTGCTATGGCTGAATATTATATGCACAAAGGAAAAGATGTATTAATCATATACGATGATCTTTCAAAACATGCCGTTGCTTACCGTGCATTATCATTGTTACTTGGACGTTCGCCTGGACGTGAAGCATATCCTGGAGACGTATTTTATCTGCATTCAAGACTGTTGGAGCGTTCCAGCCGTTTGAGTGATGCACTTGGCGGAGGTTCTATTACAGCACTTCCAATTATTGAAACACAGGCTGGTGATGTGTCTGCATACATCCCTACAAACGTAATTTCTATTACAGACGGACAGATTTTCCTTGAAAGTGATTTGTTTGCATCTGGTATGCGTCCGGCGGTTAACGTTGGTTTGTCTGTATCCCGTGTAGGTGGAGATGCACAGACAAAAGCAATGAAGAAGGCAGCAGGAAGTCTTCGTATCGATCTTGCCCAGTATCGTGAGATGGAAGTATTTACGCAGTTCAGTTCAGATTTGGATGCTGCAACAAAAGAACAGCTGGAATATGGTAGCGGTTTGATGGAACTTTTGAAGCAGCCATTAGGAGCACCAATGGGATTAGCGGAAAAAGTTATTACATTATGTACTGCAAGAAATAAAGTGATGCTTGGAGTTGAAAAAGCAAAAATTAAAGAATTCCAGCACGATATGTTGCAGTATTTTGCAACAGAACATCCTGAAATCGGCAAAGAAATTGAAGAGACAAAGGTATTGTCCGATGAACTGGCAGAGAAGATTGTAGAGACTGCAAAGGAATTTAAGAAGAGCAGGTGTTAA
- a CDS encoding GNAT family N-acetyltransferase, with protein sequence MDNLYKVQEEDLERLKRILTVCFAEDPLYCTLIEDEETRERLLPELFESDLTEFFETCDIYSDSEELNSILVVSDETEHQNPIYHYLAQLRGTIRTDESLIKEDHSLKTFWNFALGKDYLNASWTSQLHQTKRIHIIYLAVAPSHQHHGLAEHLMKELIEHAEKNDLMLSLETHNPQNVPFYEHLGFKVYGVVENSHFDLKQYCMIREI encoded by the coding sequence ATGGATAATTTATATAAAGTACAAGAAGAGGATTTGGAGAGATTAAAGCGAATACTGACGGTATGTTTTGCAGAAGATCCGCTCTATTGTACGTTGATTGAAGATGAAGAAACAAGGGAACGACTTTTACCGGAGCTGTTTGAGAGTGACTTGACAGAATTTTTTGAAACCTGTGACATCTATTCCGATAGTGAGGAACTCAACAGCATTCTTGTAGTGTCAGATGAGACGGAGCATCAGAATCCAATCTACCATTATCTGGCACAGCTTAGAGGGACGATTAGAACAGACGAAAGCTTGATCAAAGAAGACCACAGCCTGAAAACATTTTGGAACTTTGCACTTGGCAAGGATTATTTGAATGCAAGCTGGACAAGTCAGCTCCATCAGACAAAGCGGATACATATTATATATTTAGCGGTTGCACCGAGCCATCAGCATCATGGACTGGCAGAACATTTGATGAAAGAATTGATCGAACATGCAGAAAAGAATGATTTGATGCTGTCCTTAGAGACGCATAATCCGCAGAATGTACCGTTTTATGAGCATCTTGGATTTAAAGTATATGGTGTGGTGGAAAATTCACATTTTGATTTGAAGCAGTATTGTATGATCCGGGAAATATAA
- a CDS encoding copper homeostasis protein CutC, translated as MRAERVLNYYESRGMIKLKKIILEACVDSVQSAIYAQEGGADRLELCSNLLIGGVSPGKALYDQVRKNTDIPVRVLLRPRYGDYCYDGYEFEQLKEEVQMYCEAGADGIVIGLLRPDGNLDVERMEELIKLTGNKKKTLHRAFDVCVNPMKALEEAIEIGFDTILTSGQKGTAWEGRTILKELQEKSKGRIEILAASGISAEAIKKLIPYTGIMSYHMSGKVVLNSQMEYRKKGVSIGMPGEDEYVIWQTAKEKIAEASGIAI; from the coding sequence ATGCGAGCAGAGCGAGTGCTGAATTATTATGAAAGTAGAGGAATGATCAAATTGAAAAAAATAATATTAGAGGCATGTGTAGATAGTGTGCAGTCTGCTATTTATGCACAAGAAGGCGGAGCAGACAGATTGGAGCTGTGCAGTAATTTGCTTATTGGCGGGGTGTCGCCGGGAAAAGCATTATATGATCAGGTGAGAAAGAACACAGATATTCCGGTACGTGTACTGCTTCGTCCAAGATATGGGGATTATTGTTATGACGGATATGAGTTTGAGCAATTAAAAGAAGAAGTACAGATGTATTGTGAGGCGGGTGCTGACGGAATCGTCATTGGTTTGTTACGTCCAGATGGCAACTTGGATGTGGAAAGAATGGAAGAGTTGATTAAACTAACAGGAAATAAAAAGAAAACACTACATCGGGCATTTGATGTGTGTGTAAATCCAATGAAAGCATTGGAAGAGGCAATAGAAATCGGCTTTGATACGATTCTTACAAGTGGTCAAAAAGGAACTGCGTGGGAAGGAAGAACAATTCTGAAAGAATTACAAGAAAAATCCAAGGGTAGAATTGAGATCCTTGCAGCGTCCGGGATTAGTGCAGAGGCAATCAAGAAGCTGATTCCATATACTGGGATTATGTCTTATCATATGTCAGGGAAGGTTGTGCTGAACAGTCAGATGGAATATCGAAAAAAGGGAGTAAGTATTGGGATGCCGGGAGAGGATGAGTATGTGATCTGGCAGACTGCGAAGGAGAAGATAGCGGAAGCGAGTGGGATTGCTATTTAG